Proteins encoded by one window of Lathyrus oleraceus cultivar Zhongwan6 chromosome 1, CAAS_Psat_ZW6_1.0, whole genome shotgun sequence:
- the LOC127092833 gene encoding uncharacterized protein LOC127092833 yields MKAESIEVTWTMFETEFLEKYLPDDVCSKKEIKFHDMKQGNMTIVEYVAKFEELVKFCQHYNDTVDRFAHYKSASQKKSGNHFCRKSYLTLADKGNQKFLQKFVGGKEINRGGAHNPLKCFKCGELGQCANECKIVGLNCFKCGKTGHRIAGCRSNVSTCYNYGKKGHTKTQFHKPKKMSTTTA; encoded by the exons ATGAAAGCTGAGAGTATTGAGGTTACTTGGACAATGTTCGAAACCGAATTCCTAGAGAAGTATTTACCAGATGATGTGTGCAGTAAGAAAGAGATTAAGTTCCATGATATGAAACAAGGAAACATGACTATTGTTGAGTATGTTGCTAAGTTCGAAGAGCTAGTGAAATTTTGTCAACACTATAATG ATACCGTGGATAGATTTGCTCACTACAAAAGTGCTAGTCAGAAGAAGAGTGGAAATCATTTTTGTAGGAAATCGTATCTGACTCTAGCTGATAAAGGGAACCAGAAGTTTCTACAAAAATTTGTAGGTGGGAAAGAGATAAATAGGGGAGGAGCTCATAATCCTCTaaagtgtttcaagtgtggagAGTTGGGTCAGTGTGCTAATGAGTGTAAGATTGTGGGTCTGAATTGTTTCAAATGTGGGAAGACAGGTCACCGCATTGCTGGATGCAGGAGTAATGTGTCGACTTGTTATAACTATGGAAAGAAGGGTCACACCAAGAcacaatttcataaaccaaagAAGATGTCGACTACTACTGCTTAG